The region AGCCAAATTATTAAGACCCTCAATTTTTGAGGGTCTTCTTCTTGTAGCTTTAGCTTTTATGATTATCGTTTATGGCCTGTGACCTCGCTCTTCAGCCGTTATCATTAGACTATAAGTGGCAAGACTCTTGGTATTTCGCGACTAAGTGCTGATTCTTTTCAAACACTAACTTGCCAGCTTCAACATCGCCAATATTGCCCATGCTACGAAGAAATTGGCGCATCAAGGCTTCATCTGAAAACATCATCATTTCAGCTATAGTGAAACTGACATCAGCTCTAACTGAAAGTGTTCGTACAAGTGTTCAAATTTATTACTGCCTTCGGGGGCAGTCGCAAATAACGCATGGTTTAAACGATCAGTCAGGTTTGAGGAAGTCGCAAGCGAATCAAAATATGCGGCATTTTCGTTAGCCCTATTTTTAGAAAACGACGGATAATCGAGAGAGCAAGTAAGCTGTTCAATATTTGTTTTAAAATCATCAGTCTTGTGCTCTAAGGCTGACTTATGGCTGTTTGCTAAAACTTGAGGCTTATTGATTTGAATGGTGTCAGCTTTATAAGGGTCAATCGCTAATGAATTAGTCTCAACGTCTTCGCCAGCTAAAGCATTTTCAGCCACACTCGTTGCACCACGCTCATCATCAGTAAAAAAGAAAGCAATTGATATGGTAATAATACATATAAAACAAAGCGTAAATGCGAGATAACGTCCTGTCACTACTAACGTCCTTGAAAGTCAAAGTGAACTCTAGAATATTGAATTTAATAGCTTTACTCTGTGTTAGCAAACAACATCTTAATTTTTAATACCATATTGGCGTAACTTCATCGCAATTTTGTTGTGCGACACGTTAAGTCGCTCGGCAAGCTTACGCGTGCTTGGAAAATGCGGGTAAAGTTCGGTTAGTAGGCTAGTTTCAAAACGCCGCTGCGCTTCTTGCCAGTCTGCAATACTGAGCCAACTTGCCGAAGCTAACTTTGATGGTATCTGGCCTTCTGATTCAGTTTTACCATCAAGCTTTACTGTATCAAGCTGGGTTGTAAATTGACTGAGCACTTGTTTAATCATCACCGCCGTAATTTGCTCACCACTGTTAAGCGCTGTTAGCCTGAACATCACATTTTGTAATTGCCGAATATTACCCGGCCAGTCATAAGACAACAGTATACTGAGCGCATCGGGTAGTAACTCAGGCTGTGCAAGCTTGGTTTGCTGGCAAGCTTGCTCAATAAAATAATCACATAACAATCTAATATCACTGGCTCTTGCCTTGAGTGGTGGTAACCCTAAATTGAGTACGTTTAGTCGATAATACAAGTCTTCTCTGAAGCGCCCTTGTGCAACGAGACGCTCAAAAGGCTGATGGCTGGCAGAAATGATGCGCACGTTTGCGTGCACTTCTTTACTACCACCAAGCCTTCTAAAACTGTAATCCTGTAGAAAGCGTAACAATTTTGCTTGCAGGTAAACGGACATTTCCGCGATTTCATCCAGAAAAACGGTGCCGCCATTCGCCAACTCAAACAAGCCCGGTTTCCCTTTGGTATTAGCGCCAGTAAAGGCACCTGCAACATAGCCAAATAATTCACTCTCAAGCAGTTGCTCTGGCAGTGCAGCACAGTTAATTGCCAGGAAAGGTTTAGCTTTGCGGTGACTTTGCAGATGAATTGCACGAGCAACAAGTTCTTTCCCTGTGCCAGTTTCCCCATGAATAAGTATAGGCAGGTCTAGATCTGCAAATTTAATGAGCTGTGCTTTCACTTCACTGATAATCGCTGACTCGCCGACAATATCGTCAATGCCATTAAAGCTGATCGACTGTTGAAAGTTAGATAGTTGGTGAGCCACTTTATCGAGTGACTTTAAAATCACCACGGCACCACTAAAAATACCTTCTAGCCACAATGGTGTGATTTCTGCCTGATAGGATTGCTCTTCAAAACTCACATCTCGACTAAAGGCTTCTTCACGCTTGAGTTCATGTGGTTTAATACCCAGCACTTGGCCGCTATCGCGAGATATATAGATATGTCGATGGTGGTTACACGAGAGAATTTTACCGTCAGCATCAAGATCAAAAATGGGGTCTGGAATGCGGTTCAACAGTGCTTGTAAGTGCTGTTGTTTCAGCTCGTTAGGCATTAAGTCTAACTGTTGGCAATGACTCACCCCATTGACATGCACAATACGATCGTGAATGGCGGCAAAAGTAATATCACGACTTTCAACATGCAAGTAAATAACACCACTTGCCACTTCCATCGCGCTGATATTAAGGCCAAGTTTGGCAAGCTCACTGAGTATTTCTTGGCTGATACCAAGCCGATCCGTTGAAAATATTTCCAAGCGCATGTAATTATTTTATGACGATGTAATATTTTAGTTACATAGCAGTATTGGTCTAAAACAGCCAATTAGCAAGCACTCCAGCGGCAATACAAGTGGCCATGAGGTAGCAGCCTCACCTACAGCTTGTAATGAATTTATGACAAGAACTAAATCACCAAAACCTAACTCTATGTATTTTATGGTTTTATTTTTAGGCTCGTAAGTTGCTTTGACTTTTAAAAGCTTAGAAAAATAACAATAATACCTAGACTTGGAGTTAACCATGACAGTAAGCAAGCATATCGCCACGCAAGCCATTCACGCTGGCCGCATTGAAGATGAACAATTTGGCTCGCTCGCAACCCCGCTTTATCAGACATCGACATTTGTATTCGACAATGCACTGCAAGGAGCCAATCGTTTCGCCGGTGAAGAAGCTGGCTTTATTTATACGCGTTTGGGCAACCCAACCACTCGTCAGTTAGAAATGAGAGTTGCGGCAATGGAGGGAATGGAAGATGCGGCAGCAACCGCTACTGGCATGGGGGCAGTATCGGGTGCATTACTCGCTAACCTATGTGCTGGCGATCATTTAATTGCTTCAAAAGCGGTGTATGGCTGCTCATATGCTTTGATGGCACATCAACTCACTAAGTGGGGCATTGAAGTAACCTTTGTTGATATGACAGACATTAAGCATATCGAATCGGCTATTCAGCCAAATACCAAAGTGCTCTTTTTGGAGTCACCAATCAACCCGAATCTGGTAGTGCTCGATATTGAAGCTATCGGAAAGCTAGCTAAAAAACATCAGCTTATTTCCATTATCGACAACACATTTTTAACCCCAATCTTGCAACAACCAGCACAATTTGGCTTCGATATTATTGTCCACAGCGCGACAAAATACCTTAATGGCCACGGTGATGTTGTTGCTGGGATCATTTGTGGGTCAGCTGAAATGATCAGCCATATTAAGCTCACTGTACTCAAAGATATCGGCGCAACGATCAGTCCCCACGATGCTTGGTTAATACTCAGGGGATTAAAGACATTGCCAATTCGAGTTGAGCAGCACTGTAAAAGCGCGCAAACTGTCGCGGAATTTTTAGCGCAACACCCTATGGTAGACAAAGTTCACTACCCGGGTCTAAAAGAACACCAAGGGTATAAATTTATAGGTAATCAAATGAAAGCCGCAGGCGGTGTTATCGCCTTTGAGATTAAAGGGGATATAGCGGAAGGAGCTGCTTTAATTAACCGTATGAAGCTTTTTTCAATAGCGGTAAGCTTGGGAGATGCAGAATCGCTAATTCAGCACCCCGCGTCAATGACGCACTCCCCCTACTCACCAGAAGAACGGCTAGACGCTGGCATTACCGACACCTTGATTCGCATTTCAGTCGGACTAGAGCATGTCGACGATCTCATCGCCGACCTCAAACAATCACTCGACCAAGTTAAGGTCAACCATCAACAAGTGGCCTAATTAATTGCTGTATTAGCCTATTAACTGTTAGCAAGTACAGCCTTAATACTCGGCAGTACTTTGGCTTTGACATCGTCAATTGCATTTGCTGTGTATGGCTTCATCGGTAATTCGCCCCAAATCGGTTTTGGCCACGCAGGGTCATTTTCAAAACGCACAATGTGGTGCATATGCAATTGTGGACACACATTACCAAGGGCGGCAACATTCATTTTATCGCCCTTAAATATTTCCATTAGCACTTCACTGAGCATACTCGATTCGTTCAGTAACTGTTGCTGTTGTTCCCAGTCTAACTGGTAAATATCTTTAATATTTTCAACTCTTGGCACCAACACAAACCAAGGGTACTGCGAGTCATTCATCAAGAGTAATTTACTCAATGGCAAGTCGATTAACTCGATGCCATCGCGCACTAATAACTCATGCAATTGAAATTCATTTAACTGAACATCTGTCATCTGCTTATCTCTTTTTCTTCTTAGGTTTGTTTTTACGGCCGCGGCCACGTGCTTCTTTGCGAGCTTCGCGCTCAGCAATTTTCTTTTCTTCTAACGCATTAAAGTGAACAATTTCTCGCTCCACCATTTCCGGTGATTCAAAGGTCAGTTCACCCAAGGTTTTATCGCGAATTTCATTAACTAAAATAGCAGAAGCTTTATGGAAGTCGACATGACCACCACTTTTTACACAACCGCGATTGCGGCCAATGTCCTCAATAAGTTCAACCTCAGTGTGTGGCAACTCATCAAGTTTATAGCGGTCTTTCAAACGCTCAGGGTAAGCTTCCAACAAATACTCAGCAGCAAAACAGGCAATTTCTTCATGATCAAAGGCAGTATCTTTTACCGCACTCGTAACCGCTAAGCGGTAGCCACTGTGTTCATTCACAATTTTGGGCCACAACATGCCCGGTGTATCGTAAAGGTACAAACCATCTTCAAGACGTATACGTTGCTGACCTTTAGTTACCGCAGGTTCATTGCCCACTTTCGCCTTTGCTTTGCCTACTAAAGTATTTAGTAATGTCGATTTACCAACGTTGGGAATGCCCATGATTACCGCATTAATTTGCTTACCAGTCTCATCTTTATGCGGCACTAACTTGCGAATTAACTGGGGGATTTGTTTAGCAATTGAGGGCGAGTCTGTCGTTAATGCAATGGCTTTTACATTTTGCTGTGCATCTAGGTAGTCTAGCCACACTTTGGTCATGGCCGGATCGGCTAAATCCGATTTATTAAGTATTTTAATTAACGGTTTGTCACCGCGAATTTCAGTGATCATCGGGTTTTCGCTGCTAAACGGCAAACGCGCGTCACACACCTCAATAACGACATCAATTGTCGGTAAAATTTCTTTGATCTCTTTTTGGGCCTTATGCATATGACCCGGGAACCAATTAATTGCCATTTTGATAGGAAAAATAAACGAGAATAATACTGAGATTTTATCATCCAACAGATTAAAAATCTTAAATAAAATTGCGTTAAAAAATAGCCACAGCATTCGCGACTAAGCCGTTTGTCGCCTAAAGTTTAACTAGGCTAAGCGATCAGTTGGTGATCTAATGAAGTTATTTCTTTTGTTAGCTTTAACCGCAGTGCAAACAACCGTCAATGCGCATAGCCTTTACTATGCGATTGGTGAATCAACAGCAAAAGATAAGTCGAACACACAAAAACTTGGCTTTGTTTACCATCCAAGCACAGAGATTGAATTCTTAGCAGACTACAACCTATTCCTCACACTAGATGTTTCTGCGGCTACGTGGCAGAACTTGTATGGTCCAGATCTAAAAACAGGGGCTGTTATCCCGTCGTTTAACTACCCTTCAACTCAGCAAGACAACTGGTGGTATGTAAAATTTGGTATTGGTGTAGCGTATGTTGATCAAACCCGCTGGGGCAACAGACGATTAGGTGACAATTGGATGTTTGAAGACAAGCTGGAATTCGGTATAAAAGTTTATCGAAACCATCACATGGCTTTATCTTTTTCGCACTACTCCAACGCTAATACCAATAAACACAACGACGGGTTGAACATTATCTCTCTACTATACCAATACACATGGTAACAATGTTGGAGATTAGGGCAACGCTAGGAGCAGTTGTCGAGGGATCAGGTGGTGCTGAAAGGTTAATATCACTGAGCGATGCTGTAGTAAAATTTTAAAAGTCTATATACGAAAAGAAAGCCCGACTCTTTCGAATCGGGCTTTCTTTAATTAGGTGCCTAGCAATGACCTACTCTCACATGGGACCTCCCACACTACCATCGGCGCAGTTGCATTTCACTTCTGAGTTCGGCATGGGGTCAGGTGGTACTACAACGCTATTGTCGCTAGGCGAAAAAAGTTACAATTTGGAAATTAATATATATCGTTTCAAGCACACGTTAGTACGTGAAGTTAATTCTTTATGAATGTTGTCAGTCAAAACCATTTGGGTGTTGTATGGTTAAGCCTCACGGGCAATTAGTATCAGTTAGCTCAAGGCCTCACAACCCTTACACACCTGACCTATCAACGTCGTAGTCTCCAACGACCCTTCAGGGGACTTAAAGTCCCAGTGAGAACTCATCTCAAAGCCTGCTTCCCGCTTAGATGCTTTCAGCGGTTATCAGTTCCGAACGTAGCTACCCGGCAATGCTTCTGGCGAAACAACCGGAACACCAGAGGTTCGTCCACTCCGGTCCTCTCGTACTAGGAGCAGCCCTCTTCAATTCTCAAACGCCCACGGCAGATAGGGACCGAACTGTCTCACGACGTTCTAAACCCAGCTCGCGTACCACTTTAAATGGCGAACAGCCATACCCTTGGGACCGACTTCAGCCCCAGGATGTGATGAGCCGACATCGAGGTGCCAAACACCGCCGTCGATATGAACTCTTGGGCGGTATCAGCCTGTTATCCCCGGAGTACCTTTTATCCGTTGAGCGATGGCCCTTCCATACAGAACCACCGGATCACTATGACCTGCTTTCGCACCTGCTCGACGTGTCTGTCTCGCAGTTAAGCTGGCTTATGCCATTGCACTAACCGTACGATGTCCGACCGTACTTAGCCAACCTTCGTGCTCCTCCGTTACGCTTTGGGAGGAGACCGCCCCAGTCAAACTACCCACCAGACAGTGTCCCCAACCGAGATTATCGGCCTAGGTTAGAACATCACGCATACAAGGGTGGTATTTCAAGGTTGGCTCCACTCACACTGGCGTGCAAGTTTCAAAGCCTCCCACCTATCCTACACATGTAGGAGCAATGTTCACTGTCAAGCTATAGTAAAGGTTCACGGGGTCTTTCCGTCTAGCCGCGGGTATACGGCATCTTAACCGCAATTTCAATTTCACTGAGTCTCGGGTGGAGACAGTGTGGCCATGATTACGCCATTCGTGCAGGTCGGAACTTACCCGACAAGGAATTTCGCTACCTTAGGACCGTTATAGTTACGGCCGCCGTTTACCGGGGCTTCGATCATGAGCTTCGCAGAGCTAACCCAATCAATTAACCTTCCGGCACCGGGCAGGCGTCACACCGTATACGTCATCTTTCGATTTTGCACAGTGCTGTGTTTTTAATAAACAGTTCCAGCCACCTGGTTACTTCGACCGACCTCAGCTTAGGGAGCAAGTCCCATCACCAGAGCCGGCGTACCTTCTCCCGAAGTTACGGTACTATTTTGCCTAGTTCCTTCACCCGAGTTCTCTCAAGCGCCTTAGTATTCTCTACCTAACCACCTGTGTCGGTTTGGGGTACGGTTCCTTTATATCTATGCTTAGAAGCTTTTCCTGGAAGCAGGGCATCAACAACTTCAACGCCGTAGCGTCTCGTCTCGACTCTCAGCCTTAGAAACCCGGATTTGCCTAAGTTTCCAGCCTACAATCTTTCACATGGACAACCAACGCCATGCTTGCTTAGCCTTCTCCGTCCCTCCATCGCAATATAAAGAAGTACAGAAATATTAATCTGTTTCCCATCGACTACACCTCTCGGTCTCGCCTTAGGGGCCGACTTACCCTGCCCTGATTAACATGGGACAGGAAACCTTGGTCTTTCGGCGAGGGGGTTTTTCACCCCCTTTATCGTTACTCATGTCAGCATTCGCACTTCTGATACCTCCAGCATGCTTCTCAACACACCTTCAACGGCTTACAGAACGCTCCCCTACCACTTGAGCAAAAGCTCAAATCCGCAGCTTCGGTGCATAGTTTAGCCCCGTTACATCTTCCGCGCAGACCGACTCGACTAGTGAGCTATTACGCTTTCTTTAAAGGATGGCTGCTTCTAAGCCAACCTCCTAGCTGTCTATGCCTTTCCACATCGTTTCCCACTTAACTATGACTTTGGGACCTTAGCTGGCGGTCTGGGTTGTTTCCCTCTTCACTACGGACGTTAGCACCCATAGTGTGTCTCCCGGATAGTACTCATTGGTATTCGGAGTTTGCAAAGGGTTGGTAAGTCGGGATGACCCCCTAGCCTTAACAGTGCTCTACCCCCAATGGTATTCGTCCGAGGCTCTACCTAAATAGATTTCGGGGAGAACCAGCTATCTCCCGGCTTGATTAGCCTTTCACTCCGACCCACAGGTCATCACCGCATTTTTCAACATACGTGTGTTCGGTCCTCCAGTTGGTGTTACCCAACCTTCAACCTGCCCATGGGTAGATCGCCGGGTTTCGGGTCTATACCCTGCAACTGAACGCGCAGTTAACACTCGCTTTCGCTACGGCTCCCCTAATCGGTTAACCTTGCTACAGAATATAAGTCGCTGACCCATTATACAAAAGGTACGCAGTCACCCTAAGGCTTCCACTGCTTGTACGTATACGGTTTCAGGTTCTATTTCACTCCCCTCACAGGGGTTCTTTTCGCCTTTCCCTCACGGTACTGGTTCACTATCGGTCAGTTAGGAGTATTTAGCCTTGGAGGATGGTCCCCCCATGTTCAGTCAACATTTCACGTGTGCCGACCTACTCGATTTCACTTATGTTTGTCTTCGTGTACGGGGCTATCACCCTGTATCGCCAAGCTTTCCAGCTTGTTCCACTAACGCCCATAAGCTTAAGGGCTAATTCCCGTTCGCTCGCCGCTACTAAGGAAATCTCGGTTGATTTCTTTTCCTCGGGGTACTTAGATGTTTCAGTTCTCCCGGTTCGCCTCTTTACGCTATGTATTCACGTAAAGATAGTTGCTTATGCAACTGGGTTTCCCCATTCAGAAATCTGAGACTATAACGGTTTTTATCACCTCATCTCAGCTTATCGCAGATTAACACGTCTTTCATCGCCTCTAACTGCCAAGGCATCCACCATATACGCTTAGTCACTTAACCATACAACCCCAAATAGTTTTACTTATTTAAGTCATCAAGAGACAAGCCTTGATGCTAATGTATTACTGACATTTTCACGTACTCATTAACAATTCTTAAAAAAGAACAGTAATGGAGTATGCTTGAATTAGATTAATAAATGATAAGGAAAAATCATTTATCAGGTTTGATTACTTTATTCATTAAAGAAAAGAGCGCGACACTCTTGTCTTACCTAAAGCAATCATTCGAAATAATTAATTTAATAATTATTTCGGGATATATATCAGCTTTCCAAATTGTTAAAGAACTCAATTTAAGACGCATTCGCTTAAATCGTGGCTTCCCTCCTGATGGAGAGGAAAAACCAAATTAAAATTATCAGAGTTTCTGACACCTTTAATTTGGTTTTTCAGTCTTCAATTTCGTTATCAATGCAATGTGTGTGAACACTCAAGGTACACGGATGTACCTGTGTCGACTCGACAGGATGTCTGTATTGTCGACCCATAATGTGTCTTACTTCAAGATAAGGAGGTGATCCAACCCCAGGTTCCCCTAGGGTTACCTTGTTACGACTTCACCCCAGTCATGAATCACAAAGTGGTGACCGTCCTCCCTAAGGTTAAACTAGCCACTTCTTTTGCAACCCACTCCCATGGTGTGACGGGCGGTGTGTACAAGGCCCGGGAACGTATTCACCGCGACATTCTGATTCGCGATTACTAGCGATTCCGACTTCATGGAGTCGAGTTGCAGACTCCAATCCGGACTACGACGTACTTTCTGGGATTCGCTCCACCTCGCGGTCTTGCTGCCCTCTGTATACGCCATTGTAGCACGTGTGTAGCCCATCCCGTAAGGGCCATGATGACTTGACGTCGTCCCCACCTTCCTCCGGTTTATCACCGGCAGTCTCCTTAGAGTTCCCGACACGACTCGCTGGCAAATAAGGATAGGGGTTGCGCTCGTTGCGGGACTTAACCCAACATTTCACAACACGAGCTGACGACAGCCATGCAGCACCTGTCTCACAGTTCCCGAAGGCACGAAACTATCTCTAGTAACTTCTGTGGATGTCAAGGGATGGTAAGGTTCTTCGCGTTGCATCGAATTAAACCACATGCTCCACCGCTTGTGCGGGCCCCCGTCAATTCATTTGAGTTTTAACCTTGCGGCCGTACTCCCCAGGCGGTCAACTTAGCGCGTTAGCTACGCTACTCACGTTTCAAGAACACAAACAGCTAGTTGACATCGTTTACGGCGTGGACTACCAGGGTATCTAATCCTGTTCGCTCCCCACGCTTTCGTGCCTCAGCGTCAGTATCTGTCCAGGTGGCCGCCTTCGCCACTGATGTTCCTTCCAATCTCTACGCATTTCACCGCTACACTGGAAATTCCACCACCCTCTACAGTACTCTAGTCAAACAGTTCCAAATGCAGTTCCGAGGTTAAGCCCCGGGATTTCACATCTGGCTTATCAAACCGCCTACGCACGCTTTACGCCCAGTAATTCCGATTAACGCTCGCACCCTCCGTATTACCGCGGCTGCTGGCACGGAGTTAGCCGGTGCTTCTTCTGTCGCTAACGTCACAGCTAGCAGATATTACCTACTAACCTTTCCTCACGACTGAAAGTGCTTTACAACCCTAAGGCCTTCTTCACACACGCGGCATGGCTGCATCAGGGTTTCCCCCATTGTGCAATATTCCCCACTGCTGCCTCCCGTAGGAGTCTGGGCCGTGTCTCAGTCCCAGTGTGGCTGATCATCCTCTCAAACCAGCTAGAGATCGTCGCCATGGTAGGCCATTACCCCACCATCTAGCTAATCTCACTTGGGCTAATCTTTTGGCACGAGGTTCCGAAGAATCCCCCGCTTTGGTACTTCTCTTACGAAAAGCACATTATGCGGTATTAGCAGTCGTTTCCAACTGTTGTCCCCCACCAAAAGGCATATTCCCAAGCATTACTCACCCGTCCGCCGCTCGACGCCAAAGGAGCAAGCTCCTCTTCGTTTCCGCTCGACTTGCATGTGTTAAGCCTGCCGCCAGCGTTCAATCTGAGCCATGATCAAACTCTTCAATTAAAATCGTTTGTGATGACCTTCTGTTAGGAAAGACATCGGCTCAATGAATTCTGTACAAATAAAACTTATAAAAAAGTAGTTTTTGCATGAGTTCACTGAGTTAATTTTTGCAAGCTCGAAACTTGCTTATTTGTAAAATCAACATCATGTGAATGCTCACACAAATTGCATGATAACTAATTATTAAAGAACTGAATCTTGCGATTCAAACAAAACATCGCACTCGTGTTTTATTGCTGCTCTCTCGTTGAGAGCGGATGCGCATTTT is a window of Thalassotalea euphylliae DNA encoding:
- a CDS encoding sigma 54-interacting transcriptional regulator; the encoded protein is MRLEIFSTDRLGISQEILSELAKLGLNISAMEVASGVIYLHVESRDITFAAIHDRIVHVNGVSHCQQLDLMPNELKQQHLQALLNRIPDPIFDLDADGKILSCNHHRHIYISRDSGQVLGIKPHELKREEAFSRDVSFEEQSYQAEITPLWLEGIFSGAVVILKSLDKVAHQLSNFQQSISFNGIDDIVGESAIISEVKAQLIKFADLDLPILIHGETGTGKELVARAIHLQSHRKAKPFLAINCAALPEQLLESELFGYVAGAFTGANTKGKPGLFELANGGTVFLDEIAEMSVYLQAKLLRFLQDYSFRRLGGSKEVHANVRIISASHQPFERLVAQGRFREDLYYRLNVLNLGLPPLKARASDIRLLCDYFIEQACQQTKLAQPELLPDALSILLSYDWPGNIRQLQNVMFRLTALNSGEQITAVMIKQVLSQFTTQLDTVKLDGKTESEGQIPSKLASASWLSIADWQEAQRRFETSLLTELYPHFPSTRKLAERLNVSHNKIAMKLRQYGIKN
- the megL gene encoding methionine gamma-lyase, which translates into the protein MTVSKHIATQAIHAGRIEDEQFGSLATPLYQTSTFVFDNALQGANRFAGEEAGFIYTRLGNPTTRQLEMRVAAMEGMEDAAATATGMGAVSGALLANLCAGDHLIASKAVYGCSYALMAHQLTKWGIEVTFVDMTDIKHIESAIQPNTKVLFLESPINPNLVVLDIEAIGKLAKKHQLISIIDNTFLTPILQQPAQFGFDIIVHSATKYLNGHGDVVAGIICGSAEMISHIKLTVLKDIGATISPHDAWLILRGLKTLPIRVEQHCKSAQTVAEFLAQHPMVDKVHYPGLKEHQGYKFIGNQMKAAGGVIAFEIKGDIAEGAALINRMKLFSIAVSLGDAESLIQHPASMTHSPYSPEERLDAGITDTLIRISVGLEHVDDLIADLKQSLDQVKVNHQQVA
- a CDS encoding HIT domain-containing protein, translating into MTDVQLNEFQLHELLVRDGIELIDLPLSKLLLMNDSQYPWFVLVPRVENIKDIYQLDWEQQQQLLNESSMLSEVLMEIFKGDKMNVAALGNVCPQLHMHHIVRFENDPAWPKPIWGELPMKPYTANAIDDVKAKVLPSIKAVLANS
- the ylqF gene encoding ribosome biogenesis GTPase YlqF — encoded protein: MAINWFPGHMHKAQKEIKEILPTIDVVIEVCDARLPFSSENPMITEIRGDKPLIKILNKSDLADPAMTKVWLDYLDAQQNVKAIALTTDSPSIAKQIPQLIRKLVPHKDETGKQINAVIMGIPNVGKSTLLNTLVGKAKAKVGNEPAVTKGQQRIRLEDGLYLYDTPGMLWPKIVNEHSGYRLAVTSAVKDTAFDHEEIACFAAEYLLEAYPERLKDRYKLDELPHTEVELIEDIGRNRGCVKSGGHVDFHKASAILVNEIRDKTLGELTFESPEMVEREIVHFNALEEKKIAEREARKEARGRGRKNKPKKKKR
- a CDS encoding acyloxyacyl hydrolase — encoded protein: MKLFLLLALTAVQTTVNAHSLYYAIGESTAKDKSNTQKLGFVYHPSTEIEFLADYNLFLTLDVSAATWQNLYGPDLKTGAVIPSFNYPSTQQDNWWYVKFGIGVAYVDQTRWGNRRLGDNWMFEDKLEFGIKVYRNHHMALSFSHYSNANTNKHNDGLNIISLLYQYTW